Within Sphingobium sp. KCTC 72723, the genomic segment GTTGGGATCGTCGCCCCGGATGCCGGGCTTGCCTTCGCACTGGCCACCCAGTTCCAGCGCCCTGGCATGGACGGCGTCCACCACGGCGCGGCTTTCGGCCGGAATGCCGACCTGATTGCCGTTGCCGGGCGATGCTTCGCCTTCAAACGGCCGACCGATCAGCAACATGCCGCCATCGCCCGATTTATAGGCGACGACATCGGGCCGGTCGAAGGCGCGAACCGCGCCCAGCAGGGCGGCGATGGCATCGTAGAAGATTTTGGCGCGATCAAGGTCGCGCGTGCCGAAGCGGGCCATGCCGATCATGCGGGGCGTCCTCCCATAGCGGCCCAGCGGTCGGGCACCATCCAGCAATATTCGGTATAATGGCCCAGCCAGGCGCGGGTATCGAGATAGAGAAACTCCAGCATGCCGGGCGTGCCGCCTTTCAGCACGATGGGATAAGGCTGTTGATCGACCCGCGCCATGAAGGCGTCCCAATCGTCCACCAGATGGCAGATATGGTGGAATTTCAACCGGTCGTCGGCGGGCAGCGCGTCGCGATAGAGCGACAGCACGTCGCCGTCGATTGGCTGGATCAGTTCGAACTGCGTGTCGCCGACCCAGACGAAGGCGAGTTTCTGCACGCCCACGCCCTCCCCCTGCGGGGTCCACAGATTGACCGATACCTGCGTTTCCATGAGCAGCCGGATATCCGCGCGTTCCTTGAACTCCGACACGGCCTTGTCGACATTGCGGGTCACATAGGCGTTTTGATAATGGCGTCCGACGATCATCGTCCTGACCTCTCCCGATCCATGATTTTGTCGTTATCGTGGACAGCAAGATGGACATAGCAATCGCATTTGGCCAAGCCGCAGATATGTCGCCATCCGGACGAAATATCGCCAAGCAGCCATAGCGGATCAGGCCGGTGGGGGCAGGCGGCGCTGGCGGAACTGGCGCGGCGTAGCCCCGGTGGCGCGGCGGAAGGCGAAGGCGAAACTGGACGGGGAAGCAAAGCCGAGCGCGAAGGCAATGGCCTTCACACTGTCGCTGCTGGCCAGCAGCCGCTTGGCCATGTCGATGCGGGTCTGGGCGATATGATCGCCGATCGAATGGCCGCGCGCGGCGCGGAAACCGCGCGTCAACTGCCGGGCGGACATGTTGCACAGCGCCGCCAGTTCCTCCAGCGCGGGCGGCGGGCCGGGCTGGTGCAGCCGTTCGTCGATGCGGCGCAACCGCCATGAGGCAAGGCCGCCGGTAATCGGTCCCTGCGCAATCGCCTGACAATAGCGGGCGACTTCGATCGCCAGTTGCTGGGCGATGAGTTCGGCCAAAATCGCGCTGCCTGCGCCGGGATGGCGCACTTCTTCGGCCAGCCGGAACAGGCAGGCGCGCATATGGGGGTGCGCGATGTCCAGCCCCGCCGCCAGCCGCCGGTCTGTCCATTCGATGCCGCCATCGTCCAGCCAGCGGTCGATGGCGGCGGCGGGAATTTCGCACACGACCGACGCCTGCCGTCCGCCCGATTCGCTGCGGACATGGATGCCCTCACCCGGCGGCACGAGGAAGATTTCGCCCAGCGGTTCGTAGCGATGCGGCCCCCACCGCTCACGATAGCAGCCACGCGCCTTTTCCGGGCGGGGCGTCAGGCACAGGTCCAGCCAATAATGATCGGTGCGGCGAAACAGCCGGTCGGTCGGCTGTTCCAGATGCAGCCGCATGATCCGCACCTGCGCCGACGGGACGACCAGTTCCGCTTCGAAAATGGATTCGGCATATGTTTCTCTTGGCGTTTCGCCTGATGGCATTGCCCTCTCCTGCCCTTGCTTGGTCTTGGCCCTATCGGTGGATTATGGCCCGATTACGACAGTCAGGTCAATTGCGGGGCGAACCGCGCTGATCGACAATCGCCCCAGCAGAATGACCGCCAGCGGGCGGCGATATTTCTTTAGGAGAGCGACAGGTGGCGGGTCTTTTCGACTGTTCGGACAAGGTGACGCTGGTGACCGGCGGCAATGGCGGCATCGGGCTGGGCTTTGCGCGTGGCGTGGCCAAGATGGGCGGCAAGATCGCCATCTGGGCGCGCAATGCGGACAAGAACGCAGCGGCCAAGGCGGATTTGCTGGCGGCGGGCGCGAGCCGGGTGGAAACCTATCAGGTGGATGTGGCGTCCGAAGAGGCGATCATCGCGGGCTATGCGCAATTGCTGGCCGATTTCGGGCGGGTCGATTGTGTGTTCGCCAATTCGGGTCGCGCGTCGCGCAGCCGGTCAGTGCTGACGCTGGATTCGGCCGAATGGCATGATCTGATGGCGGTGAACCTGCACGGGGCTTTTTTCACCCTGCGCGAAGGGGCCAAGGCCATGGTTGCACGGGCGGAAGCCGGCGAGCCGGGCGGCAGCCTGGTCTATTGCGGTAGCCTGTCCATGTTCCACGGCATGCCGGGCATCAACAATTATGCCGCGTCCAAGGGCGGCATGGGCGCAGCGGTGCGCGGCATGGCGGCGGAACTGGGCAAATATGAGATCCGCGCGAACAGCATCGCGCCCGGCTATGTCAAAACCGGTATTGGCGGCGGCGATGATCTGAGCGAGGAAATGAAGGCGCGCATGGCCGCCGTGGACGCGCATTTTTCCGCCAAGACCCCGATCCACCGGCCCGGCGCGATCGAGGATTTCGAGGGGATCGGCGCCTATCTCTGCTCCGATGCATCGCGGTTCCACACCGGCGATACCATCGTGATCGACGGCGGCAGCCTGATCTATCCCCCCTACGCCTTCTGATCGGAACCGCCCCCATGCGCCTGCTCACCATCCATGACGTCAATGACGTGCGATTGGACCCCTATGAACGGCCCGAAGCGGGGCCAAAGGATGTGGTCGTGAAAATGAAGGCCTGCGGCATTTGCGGCAGCGACCTGAGCTACATCAAAAATGGCGGCATCCCGACGCCGGGCAAAAAGACCGCGCTGGGCCATGAAGGGGCTGGCGAACTGATGTTCGTGGGCGCGGACGTGACCGGCGTGTCGGTGGGGCAGAGCGTCATCATCAACCCGATGATGACGCCCAGCTATATCGGCAGCGGCGGGCCGGAGGGTGCCTTTACCGAGGAATTGCTGGTCCGCGACGCGCGGCTGGGCGACAGTCTGCTGCCCATTCCCGACGGCATCCCCTATGATGTCGCCGCGATGTGCGAGCCGCTGTCGGTCGCCATGCACGGGGTCAACCGCGCACAGGCGAAGGCGGGCGACAGGATCGTGATCTTTGGCTGCGGGCCGATCGGCCTTGGCATGATCCTCTGGGCCGTGGATCGGGGCTGCGACGTGATCGCGCTCGATCTGGCCGAGGAAAGGCTGGAGCGCGCACGGGCGCTGGGAGCGACGACGATCAATCCGGCACAGGAAGATTCGATCGCGCGGATCAAGGCGATTCACGGCACGGTCATGGTGTTCGGGCGGGAAAAGTCACTGACCGACGCCTATATCGACGCGGCGGGTGCGCCGTCGATCCTGCATGACGTGGTGACGCTGGCCAAGACCCATGCGCGCCATGTCATTACCGCCGCCTATCTCAAACCGATCGAACTGCCCGCCGGGCCAATGCTGACCACCGAAATGACGATCACCACGGCGGTCGGTTATCCGACCGAAATGCCCGACGTGATCGCCGCCATGCCGCGTTTGCAGGACAAGATTGCGGCGCTGATCAGCCACATATTGCCGTTCGACCGGGTGATCGAGGGGCTGGACATCGCCGCGCGGCCGCAATCGGCCAAGGTGATGATCGCATTCGAGGATGCAGCATCATGAGCGAGAAGCAGCAGACGCCTTTGGGCGCACTGGTGATGGCCGGTCAGGGGCAGACGGACGCCGAACGCATTGCCGATGGCATCTTCATGGTGAAGGATATTTCCAACGCCTATCTGGTGACCACCAGCGACGGCGACCTGTTGGTCAACACCGGCTTTCTGGGCAATGGCGCGCGCAACAAGGGACTGTTTGCCGCGCATCGGACCGGGCCGCTGCGGCGGATCGTCGTGACGCAGGCCCATGCCGACCATTATGGCGCGTTGCCCGACCAGAAGGAGGAAGCTACGCAGGTCATCACCGGCGCGGGCTTTACCGAGACGGCGGAGTATTTCGACCGGCTCGCGCCTTTTCTGGGTCGCCGGTCGGGCAAGCTGTGGGCGTCGATGACCCGGCGCGACGGACCGCCGCCCAAGCCGCCGGTGATCGTGCCGGACGTGGAAGTGGCGACATCGCTGGCTTTCGAA encodes:
- a CDS encoding VOC family protein produces the protein MIGMARFGTRDLDRAKIFYDAIAALLGAVRAFDRPDVVAYKSGDGGMLLIGRPFEGEASPGNGNQVGIPAESRAVVDAVHARALELGGQCEGKPGIRGDDPNGFYGAYFRDLDGNKLVIFRFGPPD
- a CDS encoding VOC family protein — protein: MIVGRHYQNAYVTRNVDKAVSEFKERADIRLLMETQVSVNLWTPQGEGVGVQKLAFVWVGDTQFELIQPIDGDVLSLYRDALPADDRLKFHHICHLVDDWDAFMARVDQQPYPIVLKGGTPGMLEFLYLDTRAWLGHYTEYCWMVPDRWAAMGGRPA
- a CDS encoding helix-turn-helix transcriptional regulator, which encodes MPSGETPRETYAESIFEAELVVPSAQVRIMRLHLEQPTDRLFRRTDHYWLDLCLTPRPEKARGCYRERWGPHRYEPLGEIFLVPPGEGIHVRSESGGRQASVVCEIPAAAIDRWLDDGGIEWTDRRLAAGLDIAHPHMRACLFRLAEEVRHPGAGSAILAELIAQQLAIEVARYCQAIAQGPITGGLASWRLRRIDERLHQPGPPPALEELAALCNMSARQLTRGFRAARGHSIGDHIAQTRIDMAKRLLASSDSVKAIAFALGFASPSSFAFAFRRATGATPRQFRQRRLPPPA
- a CDS encoding SDR family NAD(P)-dependent oxidoreductase; its protein translation is MAGLFDCSDKVTLVTGGNGGIGLGFARGVAKMGGKIAIWARNADKNAAAKADLLAAGASRVETYQVDVASEEAIIAGYAQLLADFGRVDCVFANSGRASRSRSVLTLDSAEWHDLMAVNLHGAFFTLREGAKAMVARAEAGEPGGSLVYCGSLSMFHGMPGINNYAASKGGMGAAVRGMAAELGKYEIRANSIAPGYVKTGIGGGDDLSEEMKARMAAVDAHFSAKTPIHRPGAIEDFEGIGAYLCSDASRFHTGDTIVIDGGSLIYPPYAF
- a CDS encoding zinc-dependent alcohol dehydrogenase, with amino-acid sequence MRLLTIHDVNDVRLDPYERPEAGPKDVVVKMKACGICGSDLSYIKNGGIPTPGKKTALGHEGAGELMFVGADVTGVSVGQSVIINPMMTPSYIGSGGPEGAFTEELLVRDARLGDSLLPIPDGIPYDVAAMCEPLSVAMHGVNRAQAKAGDRIVIFGCGPIGLGMILWAVDRGCDVIALDLAEERLERARALGATTINPAQEDSIARIKAIHGTVMVFGREKSLTDAYIDAAGAPSILHDVVTLAKTHARHVITAAYLKPIELPAGPMLTTEMTITTAVGYPTEMPDVIAAMPRLQDKIAALISHILPFDRVIEGLDIAARPQSAKVMIAFEDAAS